One genomic region from Euzebya tangerina encodes:
- a CDS encoding DNA gyrase/topoisomerase IV subunit B has product MTEYSAKSISVLEGLEAVRKRPGMYIGSTDVRGLHHLVWEVVDNAVDEHLAGACNRISVTILRDGGVEVTDDGRGIPVGQHAKEKMPAVEVVMTKLHAGGKFDQQAYAVSGGLHGVGVSVVNALSIRTQVEIKREGHVHAIQFKQGKRTKKLEVIGDTTKTGSLIRFWPDPEVFDTTEFDPATIMTRLKETALLNPGLRIDFADQRPKTQGGGTTETFRYADGLADFVLDLLDGKPPLLSAPIMVSRAEEFEGRPMACDVAVTWLEQGHSERIRSYVNIIRTPDGGAHEEGFRKALTRTLNSWGSDQSRLFVQKGPQSVTGDDLKEGMVAVVSVKMPDPQFEGQTKGRLGSAVMRTFVERCVNDALGEWLERNSGDGRRIITKALVAAKARQAAKAARDLTRRKGILDSTSAGLPGKLADCSSRNPEDSELYIVEGDSAGGSSKQGRDRDRQAILPLRGKVLNVYKAQLRRILANEEITNLIKAIGTGVEPEFDISNLRYHKIILMADADVDGGHITTLLLTFFYRLMPDLIDKGHVYLAQPPLYQLRSKKQVEYAMSDRERDQLLRKVFKVDPKNVGGGVHVDRFKGLGEMNPEHLWETTMDPARRTLLRVTIEDAANAERIFGLLMGNSAADRRGWIEENAQYAENLDV; this is encoded by the coding sequence ATGACCGAGTACTCCGCGAAGTCCATCAGCGTCCTCGAAGGCCTCGAAGCCGTCCGCAAACGTCCAGGGATGTACATCGGCTCAACCGACGTCCGCGGCCTGCACCACCTGGTCTGGGAGGTCGTCGACAACGCCGTCGACGAGCACCTGGCCGGCGCCTGCAACCGGATCAGCGTCACGATCCTGCGGGATGGCGGCGTCGAGGTCACCGACGACGGACGTGGCATCCCGGTCGGCCAGCACGCCAAGGAGAAGATGCCCGCGGTCGAGGTCGTGATGACCAAGCTGCACGCGGGCGGCAAGTTCGACCAGCAGGCCTATGCCGTCTCCGGTGGTCTGCACGGGGTCGGCGTCTCGGTCGTCAACGCGCTGTCCATCCGCACCCAGGTCGAGATCAAGCGGGAAGGTCACGTCCACGCGATCCAGTTCAAGCAGGGGAAGCGCACCAAGAAGCTGGAGGTGATCGGCGACACGACCAAGACGGGCAGCCTGATCCGCTTCTGGCCGGACCCCGAGGTCTTCGACACCACCGAGTTCGACCCGGCCACGATCATGACCCGGCTGAAGGAGACGGCGCTGCTGAACCCCGGTCTGCGGATCGACTTCGCCGACCAACGCCCCAAGACCCAGGGCGGCGGCACCACAGAGACCTTCCGCTACGCCGACGGCCTGGCCGACTTCGTGCTGGACCTGCTGGACGGCAAGCCGCCGCTGCTGTCGGCGCCGATCATGGTGTCACGGGCGGAGGAGTTCGAGGGCCGGCCCATGGCCTGCGATGTCGCCGTCACCTGGCTAGAGCAGGGCCACAGCGAGCGGATCCGCTCCTACGTCAACATCATCCGCACGCCCGATGGCGGGGCCCATGAGGAGGGGTTCCGCAAGGCGCTCACCCGGACGCTGAACAGCTGGGGCAGTGATCAGTCCCGCCTGTTCGTCCAGAAGGGTCCGCAGTCCGTCACGGGCGACGACCTGAAGGAGGGCATGGTCGCCGTCGTCAGCGTCAAGATGCCCGACCCCCAGTTCGAGGGCCAGACCAAGGGACGGTTGGGCAGCGCCGTCATGCGGACGTTCGTCGAGCGCTGTGTGAACGATGCGCTGGGGGAGTGGCTGGAGCGCAACTCCGGTGACGGCCGGCGGATCATCACCAAGGCTCTGGTGGCCGCCAAGGCCCGGCAGGCCGCCAAGGCCGCCCGTGACCTGACGCGTCGCAAGGGGATCCTCGACTCCACCTCGGCCGGGTTGCCGGGGAAGTTGGCCGACTGCTCCAGCCGGAACCCCGAGGACTCCGAGCTCTACATCGTCGAGGGCGACTCGGCTGGCGGCTCGTCCAAGCAGGGTCGGGACCGAGACCGGCAGGCGATCCTGCCGCTGCGCGGCAAGGTCCTCAACGTCTACAAGGCCCAACTGCGCCGCATCCTGGCCAACGAGGAGATCACCAACCTCATCAAGGCCATCGGCACCGGTGTCGAGCCGGAGTTCGACATCTCGAACCTCCGGTACCACAAGATCATCCTGATGGCCGACGCCGACGTCGACGGGGGTCACATCACAACGCTCCTGCTGACGTTCTTCTACCGGCTGATGCCGGACCTGATCGACAAGGGCCACGTCTACCTGGCCCAGCCGCCGCTGTATCAACTGCGCTCGAAGAAGCAGGTCGAGTACGCCATGAGTGACCGAGAGCGCGACCAGTTGCTGCGCAAGGTGTTCAAGGTCGACCCGAAGAACGTCGGTGGCGGCGTCCACGTCGACCGCTTCAAGGGGCTCGGGGAGATGAACCCGGAGCACCTGTGGGAGACCACCATGGACCCTGCCCGTCGCACTCTGCTCCGCGTGACCATCGAGGATGCCGCGAACGCCGAGCGGATCTTCGGTCTGCTGATGGGGAACAGTGCGGCTGACCGGCGTGGCTGGATCGAGGAGAATGCCCAGTATGCGGAGAATCTGGATGTCTGA
- the dapC gene encoding succinyldiaminopimelate transaminase encodes MTASGARPPLPTNPVLQELGGYPLAAFQDMARAMRAQPEVVYDFSIGDPVEPTPAFIRQALIDAVPAVSQYPTAAGLPELRAAIAGWVHRRFGVTVDPDTEVLPSAGSKEAIFHTPLALLDAAGSRRHAIWGSPGYQPYERGALFAGGASDRVDLRAETGWLLDLAELDIDRLDRAFIAWLNYPHNPTGATATASYLADQVAVARRHGVVLGSDECYIDVYPPQGPQPPSVLDVADGRLDGLLVYFSLSKRSGMTGYRCGAVVGDPTLIAQQRIMRPNIGTGSPEFVQLAAAAAWAEDGHAADRRRIFQAKREVMLDFCASRGLVVSGSEATFYLWAQVPGGDDRAYAETLLEHRIIVSPGSAFGPSGRGWIRLALVPDLEGCRRAAAVWGAAIDAGELPT; translated from the coding sequence ATGACAGCCTCCGGCGCGCGGCCGCCGCTCCCGACCAATCCCGTCCTCCAGGAGTTGGGCGGCTACCCGCTGGCAGCCTTCCAGGACATGGCGCGAGCCATGCGGGCGCAGCCGGAGGTGGTCTACGACTTCTCCATCGGTGACCCGGTCGAGCCGACCCCAGCGTTCATCCGCCAGGCGCTGATCGACGCCGTGCCGGCGGTGTCGCAGTACCCGACGGCGGCAGGCCTGCCCGAGCTTCGGGCCGCCATCGCGGGCTGGGTCCACCGTCGGTTCGGCGTGACCGTCGACCCCGACACCGAGGTGCTGCCGTCCGCCGGCTCGAAGGAGGCGATCTTCCACACGCCGCTGGCGTTGCTCGACGCGGCCGGGTCGCGCCGCCACGCGATCTGGGGATCTCCGGGCTACCAGCCCTACGAGCGCGGGGCGCTCTTCGCCGGAGGTGCCTCCGACCGGGTGGACCTGCGGGCTGAGACGGGCTGGCTCCTGGATCTCGCGGAGCTCGACATCGACCGGCTGGACCGTGCGTTCATCGCGTGGCTGAACTATCCGCACAACCCCACCGGAGCGACCGCGACGGCGTCGTATCTGGCCGACCAGGTGGCCGTCGCGCGACGACACGGCGTCGTCCTCGGATCCGACGAGTGCTACATCGACGTGTACCCGCCGCAGGGGCCGCAGCCGCCGTCGGTGTTGGACGTGGCGGACGGACGGCTGGACGGGCTGCTGGTCTACTTCAGCCTGTCCAAGCGCAGCGGGATGACGGGGTACCGGTGTGGGGCGGTGGTCGGCGACCCGACGCTGATCGCGCAGCAGCGCATCATGCGGCCCAACATCGGGACCGGCTCACCGGAGTTCGTCCAGCTGGCGGCCGCCGCGGCCTGGGCCGAGGACGGGCACGCCGCAGATCGTCGGCGGATCTTCCAGGCGAAGCGGGAGGTGATGCTGGACTTCTGTGCCTCCAGAGGCCTGGTGGTCAGCGGCTCCGAGGCCACGTTCTACCTCTGGGCCCAGGTTCCCGGTGGAGACGACCGTGCCTACGCCGAGACCCTGCTGGAGCACCGGATCATCGTCTCGCCCGGCTCGGCGTTCGGTCCGTCCGGCCGGGGCTGGATCCGGCTGGCGTTGGTGCCGGACCTGGAGGGGTGCCGCCGGGCTGCTGCGGTCTGGGGCGCGGCGATCGACGCGGGTGAGCTGCCGACCTGA
- a CDS encoding J domain-containing protein, whose amino-acid sequence MADHYTTLGVDPSADFEEIRAAHRAAMRQVHPDVAGAGPRTTARAAMVNEAWAVLKDPRRRAAYDRARSREVSSSHEAGNGSRRTDAPSWGPGGLRPVTVEQLREAAAREQAYGEVGRRHREAFSEASWRIGLRIVTVGAALLALVVAVVASGA is encoded by the coding sequence ATGGCAGACCACTACACCACCCTGGGCGTCGATCCGAGTGCAGACTTCGAGGAGATCCGGGCCGCCCACCGAGCGGCGATGCGGCAGGTCCACCCCGACGTCGCCGGCGCCGGACCGCGCACGACTGCCCGGGCTGCCATGGTGAACGAGGCCTGGGCCGTGCTGAAGGACCCGCGTCGTCGGGCAGCCTACGACCGCGCCCGGAGCCGCGAGGTCAGCTCCAGTCACGAGGCCGGCAACGGATCACGCCGCACCGACGCGCCGTCCTGGGGACCTGGCGGCCTCCGACCGGTCACGGTCGAGCAGCTGCGGGAGGCGGCCGCCCGGGAGCAGGCCTATGGCGAGGTCGGCCGCCGGCACCGGGAGGCCTTCTCCGAGGCCAGTTGGCGCATCGGCCTGCGGATCGTGACCGTGGGCGCCGCCCTCCTGGCCCTCGTCGTGGCCGTGGTCGCCAGCGGCGCTTGA
- a CDS encoding TPM domain-containing protein yields the protein MRTIWLAAALAVLVAGCGEPPVDVSILDRSGYVQDQADVLDQSALESRLADIGERGLDIVVLTYETEQANCGEAFRAGLEFVQAWEADVALVAVARPGDFTSTEEDRERCLGVRPVDDFAVSAGLREEIAEDLVPPIAADNNWDEAFEVAIDRLAEELLDEESS from the coding sequence ATGAGGACGATCTGGCTTGCCGCGGCGCTGGCCGTGCTGGTCGCCGGGTGCGGCGAGCCGCCGGTCGACGTGTCCATCCTGGATCGGTCGGGTTACGTCCAGGATCAGGCCGACGTCCTTGACCAATCCGCTCTTGAATCGCGGCTCGCCGACATCGGCGAGCGGGGACTCGACATCGTCGTGCTGACCTACGAGACCGAGCAGGCGAACTGCGGCGAGGCGTTCCGTGCCGGACTCGAGTTCGTCCAGGCGTGGGAGGCCGATGTCGCGCTCGTGGCCGTCGCCCGGCCGGGCGACTTCACGTCGACAGAAGAGGATCGGGAGCGCTGTCTGGGGGTGCGGCCCGTCGACGACTTCGCGGTCAGCGCCGGCCTTCGGGAGGAGATCGCCGAAGATCTCGTGCCGCCGATCGCGGCCGACAACAACTGGGACGAGGCATTCGAGGTCGCGATCGACCGCCTGGCCGAGGAGTTGCTGGACGAGGAGAGCTCGTGA
- a CDS encoding tetrahydrodipicolinate N-succinyltransferase N-terminal domain-containing protein encodes MQTIEDIHAATTELEEAIPGYVRPAAWGLGMATVGPSGAVLDVSYPVVNDGSPFAAATLATVLGLDGSSATVQVTGGQLARLIEGLARAEAVEVPHPNLQAWRVLADLVDQPAAGGTRRLVAALIADYDDPPTDPIDAYLRLHLLSHRLVQPHGLNVAGIFGVLTNCVWTNHGPFEVDGFEAARLAAKARGLNVEVRLVDKFPAMLDYVVPSGVRIADGNRVRLGAHLAAGTTVMHEGFCNFNAGTLGASMVEGRISAGVVVGDGSDVGGGASIMGTLSGGGQETIRIGQNCLLGANSGLGISLGDDCIVEAGLYLTAGTQVTMPDDSVVKARDLSGADGLLFRRNSVTGQVQAVVRSGASWQGLNEALHDN; translated from the coding sequence ATGCAGACCATCGAGGACATCCACGCCGCCACCACGGAGCTGGAAGAGGCGATCCCCGGCTATGTGCGCCCCGCTGCCTGGGGCCTCGGCATGGCCACGGTGGGTCCCTCCGGCGCGGTGCTCGACGTCAGCTATCCAGTGGTCAACGACGGCTCTCCCTTCGCTGCCGCAACCCTGGCCACCGTCCTCGGTCTTGATGGGAGCTCCGCCACCGTCCAGGTGACGGGGGGCCAACTGGCCCGGCTGATCGAGGGGCTTGCGCGGGCCGAAGCGGTTGAGGTCCCGCACCCGAACCTGCAGGCCTGGCGCGTCCTGGCCGACCTGGTCGACCAGCCGGCTGCTGGGGGCACCCGCCGACTCGTGGCCGCCCTCATCGCGGACTACGACGACCCGCCGACCGACCCGATCGACGCCTACCTCCGTCTGCACCTGCTCAGCCACCGGCTGGTGCAGCCGCACGGCCTGAACGTCGCCGGCATCTTCGGCGTCCTGACCAACTGCGTCTGGACCAACCACGGCCCCTTCGAGGTGGACGGGTTCGAGGCCGCCCGGTTGGCAGCCAAGGCCCGAGGACTGAACGTCGAGGTCCGCCTGGTCGACAAGTTCCCGGCGATGCTCGACTACGTCGTCCCCTCCGGCGTCCGGATCGCCGACGGCAACCGGGTCCGACTGGGTGCCCACCTGGCGGCCGGGACCACCGTGATGCACGAGGGATTCTGCAACTTCAATGCCGGCACGCTCGGGGCCTCGATGGTCGAGGGTCGGATATCGGCCGGCGTCGTGGTCGGTGACGGCTCCGACGTGGGCGGCGGCGCCTCGATCATGGGGACCCTCTCCGGCGGCGGGCAGGAGACGATCCGGATCGGGCAGAACTGCCTGCTGGGGGCGAACTCGGGTCTGGGGATCTCCCTCGGGGATGACTGCATCGTCGAGGCGGGGCTCTACCTCACGGCCGGAACCCAGGTCACCATGCCCGACGACTCCGTCGTCAAGGCCCGCGACCTCTCCGGAGCCGACGGGTTGCTCTTCCGGCGCAACTCCGTCACCGGACAGGTCCAGGCCGTCGTCCGCAGCGGAGCCTCGTGGCAGGGGCTGAACGAGGCACTGCACGACAACTGA
- a CDS encoding DNA-3-methyladenine glycosylase family protein — protein MPARPPTTTSLLVSDRLPRRRLAGTMWQGMGSRAGRTVTRLPDRGYRRAEQGSVGPILLEVRPSGDHIDLQIWGPAATPTGEAERALAACKAWAGFDDDLSGFADVIAGTPVLRRVASQIGEPIIGVMPRAAESFGRAVLGQLVQGLEAGRSIAQMVAMTGTPTGHGVWAYPTRSSLGATSAHELRRCGISLRSAGALHAFTVDEARFQALANARDWHAMNTHLRRVKGCGVWTSAETRLYLGDADAISFGDYHIPALVGWALGERTETDEAMAELLAPYKPHRGRVIRLLESAAGRGLVSSKPRRGPRAALSEHRYW, from the coding sequence GTGCCCGCCCGACCGCCGACGACCACGTCCCTGCTGGTCAGCGACCGTCTTCCGCGACGCCGGCTGGCCGGGACGATGTGGCAGGGCATGGGGAGTCGTGCCGGACGGACCGTCACCCGGCTTCCCGACCGCGGGTATCGCCGGGCCGAGCAGGGCTCGGTCGGCCCCATCCTGCTGGAGGTGCGGCCGAGCGGCGATCACATCGACCTGCAGATCTGGGGACCCGCGGCCACCCCGACGGGCGAGGCGGAGCGCGCCCTGGCGGCGTGCAAGGCCTGGGCGGGGTTCGATGATGACCTCAGCGGGTTCGCGGACGTCATCGCCGGGACGCCGGTCCTCCGTCGGGTGGCCAGCCAGATCGGCGAGCCCATCATCGGCGTCATGCCGCGCGCCGCGGAGTCCTTCGGCCGTGCCGTCCTCGGTCAACTCGTCCAGGGCCTCGAAGCCGGCCGCTCGATCGCCCAGATGGTCGCCATGACCGGGACACCGACCGGCCACGGGGTGTGGGCCTACCCCACCCGGTCGTCGCTGGGGGCAACCTCCGCCCACGAGCTACGGCGCTGCGGGATCTCACTGCGCTCAGCGGGCGCGTTGCACGCCTTCACGGTGGATGAGGCCCGCTTCCAGGCGCTCGCGAACGCCAGGGACTGGCACGCGATGAACACCCACCTCCGCCGGGTCAAGGGCTGTGGGGTGTGGACGTCGGCGGAGACGCGGCTGTACCTGGGCGACGCCGATGCGATCAGCTTCGGCGACTACCACATACCGGCTCTGGTGGGATGGGCGCTGGGTGAGCGGACGGAGACCGACGAGGCGATGGCCGAGTTGCTGGCCCCGTACAAGCCGCACCGCGGCCGGGTCATCCGGCTTCTGGAATCGGCTGCGGGTCGAGGATTGGTGTCCTCGAAGCCCCGTCGGGGACCTCGGGCGGCGCTGTCGGAGCACCGGTACTGGTAA
- a CDS encoding ACT domain-containing protein: MPGESDLGQILTSLQVRRRVGLYVYATVPVGQPLPDLPIMAMVSEIEGTSIVVKHEEAVTAGLAYEYESVWLSLTTHTSLNAVGVTATIATAFAMSDIPCNVIAGYHHDHILVPADRVEDALGAVELVRANAVSSTT, encoded by the coding sequence ATGCCGGGTGAGAGCGATCTGGGGCAGATCCTCACCTCGTTGCAGGTTCGCCGACGGGTTGGCCTGTACGTCTACGCGACCGTCCCGGTGGGCCAGCCGCTGCCGGACCTGCCGATCATGGCGATGGTCTCCGAGATCGAGGGCACCTCGATCGTGGTCAAGCACGAGGAAGCCGTGACGGCGGGCCTGGCGTACGAGTACGAGTCGGTGTGGCTCAGCCTGACGACGCACACCTCGCTGAACGCCGTCGGGGTGACGGCGACCATCGCGACGGCCTTCGCCATGAGCGACATCCCGTGCAACGTCATCGCGGGCTACCACCACGACCACATCCTGGTGCCCGCAGACCGGGTTGAGGATGCCCTGGGCGCGGTGGAGTTGGTCCGCGCGAACGCGGTGTCCTCCACGACCTGA
- a CDS encoding sigma-70 family RNA polymerase sigma factor, with protein MTLPSQPSRRSSRNARRNSVPEDLLDLYFGELGKVALLTAADEVRLAKAIEAGVEAQERLDGDEPLTDAERRALTATATEGEAAFDHFVAANLRLVVSVASKFSRRSKLGLDELIQEGNLGLIRAVEKFDWRKGFKFSTYATWWIRQAIQRGVAASERTIRLPVALHDALVKVRAARARLEALNGEEPTIEELAEATRLTEHRVRRALDADKTVTSLDRRVGHDSDASEMGDFVAIADDQPAEEVVEAEFNRSLLLLAENRLDPRSWYVIMRRYGLDGRTVMTLDALGKELGLSRESVRKIETQALNRLQKELRAA; from the coding sequence GTGACCCTCCCATCCCAGCCATCACGACGTTCGTCGCGCAACGCGCGCCGCAACTCCGTTCCCGAGGACCTACTGGACCTGTACTTCGGTGAGTTGGGCAAGGTCGCGCTGCTGACGGCAGCTGACGAGGTCCGCCTGGCCAAGGCGATCGAGGCGGGCGTCGAGGCACAGGAGCGTCTTGACGGGGACGAGCCCCTGACGGATGCAGAGCGCCGCGCGCTGACGGCGACAGCGACGGAGGGCGAGGCAGCGTTCGACCACTTCGTCGCCGCGAACCTGCGGCTGGTGGTGTCGGTGGCGTCCAAGTTCTCCCGCCGCTCGAAGCTCGGCCTCGACGAGCTGATCCAGGAGGGCAACCTGGGGCTCATCCGCGCCGTCGAGAAGTTCGACTGGCGCAAGGGCTTCAAGTTCTCCACCTACGCGACGTGGTGGATCCGCCAGGCCATCCAGCGGGGTGTGGCGGCCAGCGAACGCACCATCCGTCTGCCCGTGGCGCTCCACGATGCGCTGGTCAAGGTCCGTGCGGCCCGGGCGCGCCTGGAGGCCCTGAACGGCGAGGAGCCCACCATCGAGGAGCTGGCCGAGGCGACGCGGCTGACCGAACACCGGGTTCGCCGCGCGCTTGACGCCGACAAGACGGTGACGTCACTGGACCGCCGGGTGGGGCACGACTCCGACGCCAGCGAGATGGGCGACTTCGTCGCGATCGCCGACGACCAACCGGCCGAGGAAGTCGTGGAGGCCGAGTTCAACCGGTCGCTGCTGCTGCTGGCCGAGAACCGCTTGGACCCCCGGTCGTGGTACGTCATCATGCGCCGGTACGGCCTCGACGGTCGGACCGTGATGACGCTGGACGCCCTGGGCAAGGAACTCGGCCTGTCCCGCGAGAGCGTCCGGAAGATCGAGACCCAGGCCCTCAATCGGCTGCAGAAGGAGTTGCGGGCCGCCTGA
- the dapE gene encoding succinyl-diaminopimelate desuccinylase, whose product MNERNDLAELLLELCSMPCVTGEEGPIADWLADRYASRGDVVMRVANSVVAAPPEQSGDTRPTVLLVSHIDVVPPTDLDREPRIEGDRVVGRGTSDMKAGMAVSMDVFEDSELRDGPYRLVLIGYAGEEGPHDGNELRQVLEAAPGLTDASLAVVLEPTDLEVQLGCMGSLHAEVTIQGQAAHSARPWHGDNAVTKAGEWLTEVRTWEPEDIVVDDLTYREVAGPTGAWTTNARNVIPGEFTVSLNYRFAPDKDAQTATEAILARIGDVGPVEVLDIAPACPPERESPAVKAFTAAAGAVVAPKQAWTDVARFAEVGVPALNYGPGLTAQAHQAGEYVPIANLQPARDALARFLG is encoded by the coding sequence ATGAACGAACGCAACGACCTCGCCGAGTTGCTGCTCGAGTTGTGCAGCATGCCGTGTGTGACGGGTGAGGAGGGGCCGATCGCCGACTGGCTGGCCGATCGCTACGCCAGCCGTGGCGACGTGGTCATGCGAGTCGCCAACAGCGTGGTCGCCGCACCGCCGGAGCAGTCCGGTGACACCAGACCGACGGTCCTGCTGGTCAGCCACATCGACGTCGTCCCACCGACTGACCTGGATCGGGAGCCCCGCATCGAGGGTGACCGGGTCGTCGGCCGGGGGACCAGCGACATGAAGGCCGGCATGGCGGTGTCCATGGACGTCTTCGAGGACTCCGAACTGCGAGATGGACCCTACCGACTGGTGCTGATCGGCTACGCCGGCGAGGAGGGCCCGCACGATGGCAACGAGCTGCGGCAGGTGCTCGAGGCAGCCCCTGGCCTGACCGACGCGAGCCTCGCGGTCGTGCTCGAGCCGACCGATCTCGAGGTCCAGCTGGGGTGCATGGGCTCACTGCACGCCGAGGTGACCATCCAGGGCCAAGCCGCCCACAGTGCCCGGCCCTGGCACGGGGACAACGCCGTCACCAAGGCGGGGGAGTGGCTGACCGAGGTGCGGACCTGGGAGCCGGAGGACATCGTCGTCGACGACCTGACCTACCGGGAGGTCGCCGGGCCCACCGGCGCTTGGACGACCAACGCCCGAAACGTGATCCCCGGCGAGTTCACCGTCAGCCTCAACTACCGCTTCGCACCCGACAAGGACGCGCAGACCGCGACCGAGGCCATCCTGGCCCGGATCGGGGACGTCGGCCCCGTCGAGGTCCTCGACATCGCCCCGGCGTGTCCGCCGGAGCGGGAGTCGCCAGCGGTCAAGGCCTTTACTGCCGCGGCCGGCGCGGTCGTCGCGCCGAAGCAGGCGTGGACCGATGTCGCCCGGTTCGCCGAGGTCGGGGTGCCCGCCCTCAACTACGGCCCTGGGCTCACGGCTCAGGCGCACCAGGCGGGGGAGTACGTGCCGATCGCCAACCTGCAGCCGGCTCGCGACGCGCTGGCTCGATTCCTGGGTTGA
- a CDS encoding SDR family oxidoreductase, with the protein MDPSSPLICVLGATGYVGGRLVPRLLSAGFAVRCLVRSPGKLDQQPWKDQVEVVRGDATVRADLDRALEGCEGVYHLVHQMGSAKDFASADRQAAMGVTFAAHAAGVKRIVYLGGLGEVDDDSSRHLASRGEVADILAAGPVPVTTLRAAVIIGSGSASFEMLRHLTEKLPVMTCPQWIETRVQPIAIRDVLRYLIAAMDTRDAEDHDIDIGGPEVMTYRQMMQRYAAVAGLRRRIIVTVPVLTPSLSSHWVNLMTPVPFGLARPLVESLTVDVVVRDGHEQGRDLDPTPCLPYDEAVRLALKRVADHEVETSWREADLAGRSPADPFPGDPDWAGGVLLKDVRSATARAGAEATFRAVTRIGGDRGWPTHQWAWTLRGLLDLAVGGVGLRRGRRDPNSLRPGDALDFWRVESVVPNQLVRLRAEMRLPGDAWLEFRLNPTESGTEIVQRGLLSPRGLLGRVYWWVLLPFHGPIFTTMVNTLAADAEAIQTRLDDGTAVITSTGAPTAPPEVPDGASRTPILDPQPIPEAG; encoded by the coding sequence ATGGACCCTTCGTCTCCGCTCATCTGTGTTCTCGGCGCAACGGGGTACGTCGGCGGCCGGTTGGTCCCACGCCTGCTCAGCGCAGGGTTCGCCGTCCGCTGTCTGGTGCGCTCGCCGGGCAAGCTGGACCAGCAGCCGTGGAAGGACCAGGTCGAGGTCGTCCGCGGTGACGCGACGGTCCGGGCAGACCTCGATCGGGCGCTCGAGGGCTGTGAGGGCGTCTACCACCTCGTGCACCAGATGGGCTCGGCGAAGGACTTCGCGAGCGCCGACCGCCAGGCCGCGATGGGGGTGACATTCGCTGCCCATGCCGCCGGCGTGAAGCGGATTGTCTACCTCGGTGGACTGGGTGAGGTCGACGACGACAGCTCACGGCATCTGGCCTCACGAGGTGAGGTTGCCGACATCCTGGCCGCCGGGCCCGTCCCCGTCACCACCCTGCGGGCTGCGGTCATCATCGGGTCGGGGAGTGCATCCTTCGAGATGCTCCGACACCTGACGGAGAAGCTCCCGGTCATGACCTGCCCGCAGTGGATCGAGACGCGGGTCCAGCCGATCGCCATCCGGGACGTGCTGCGCTACCTCATCGCCGCCATGGACACCCGCGATGCCGAGGACCATGACATCGACATCGGTGGTCCCGAGGTCATGACGTACCGGCAGATGATGCAGCGCTACGCGGCCGTCGCCGGTCTTCGGCGTCGGATCATCGTCACCGTGCCGGTGCTGACCCCCTCGCTGTCCAGCCACTGGGTCAACCTCATGACCCCGGTCCCGTTCGGCCTGGCCCGGCCGCTGGTCGAGAGCCTCACGGTGGACGTGGTCGTCCGGGACGGACATGAGCAGGGGCGCGACCTCGATCCCACTCCCTGCCTGCCATACGACGAGGCCGTCCGGCTGGCACTCAAGCGCGTCGCCGATCACGAGGTCGAGACGTCCTGGCGCGAAGCCGACCTGGCCGGGCGCTCTCCGGCAGACCCGTTCCCGGGCGACCCGGACTGGGCCGGTGGAGTCCTGTTGAAGGACGTGCGCAGCGCCACGGCACGTGCCGGCGCAGAGGCGACGTTCCGCGCCGTCACCAGGATCGGCGGAGATCGCGGCTGGCCGACGCATCAGTGGGCGTGGACCCTGCGGGGGCTGCTCGACCTGGCGGTCGGCGGGGTCGGGCTGCGGCGCGGTCGGCGGGATCCCAACTCGCTGCGACCGGGTGACGCCCTCGACTTCTGGCGGGTGGAGAGCGTGGTTCCGAATCAACTGGTGCGGTTGCGTGCCGAGATGCGCCTGCCCGGAGATGCCTGGCTCGAGTTCCGCCTGAACCCGACCGAGTCGGGCACCGAGATCGTCCAGCGCGGCCTGCTGAGTCCACGTGGTCTGCTGGGGCGGGTCTACTGGTGGGTGCTGCTGCCCTTCCACGGGCCGATCTTCACCACGATGGTCAATACGCTCGCGGCGGATGCCGAGGCCATCCAGACCAGGCTGGATGACGGCACCGCCGTGATTACCAGTACCGGTGCTCCGACAGCGCCGCCCGAGGTCCCCGACGGGGCTTCGAGGACACCAATCCTCGACCCGCAGCCGATTCCAGAAGCCGGATGA